In a single window of the Candidatus Krumholzibacteriia bacterium genome:
- a CDS encoding flagellin — MSFRINHNVSSMNAYRFLAQNDFAMSKSLERLSSGLKINKASDDPAGLVISENMRAQISGLNQAIENSELATAMVQTAEGALTEIHSLLNSMRELAIHAANSGVASDADRAADQAEIENALATIQRISEYTQFGTKSLLDGSNGLTGAVIEGAVEYLAAGAQTASGYYSMNVSTRAEKAIVQTANSGLIAGITADESLVLTNNITGATATIYLEAGDNAQTIADKINAYTDTLGVEVATDGTDLTVSSTIYGSDANFTIYSDNEATDGSQSGFSAAGDTGNGIDVAGTFVYDGVAYQVEGVGAVMHGRSGTPAEGLQVFYNGATGSDIGRVLISNQSMTFQVGPNADQTVSVAVANIASRELGRGLDAAFDGSNQFRNLSEISVLDTSMANDTLSVIDKAIAEISAIRGDLGAFQGNTLESGLNSLRVAQENLVAAESIIRDTDMAAEVASFTRSQIMLQSATAMLSHANSTPSIVLQLLG; from the coding sequence ATGTCTTTTCGCATCAATCACAATGTTTCTTCCATGAACGCATACCGGTTCCTTGCGCAGAACGACTTTGCCATGAGCAAGTCGCTCGAGCGCCTGAGCTCCGGTCTGAAGATCAACAAGGCCAGCGATGATCCTGCCGGACTGGTGATCTCGGAAAATATGCGTGCACAAATCTCCGGTCTCAATCAGGCGATCGAGAACAGTGAACTGGCCACTGCCATGGTCCAGACTGCTGAAGGCGCCCTGACCGAGATCCACTCCCTGCTCAACAGCATGCGCGAACTGGCGATTCACGCCGCCAATTCCGGCGTCGCCAGCGATGCGGACCGTGCTGCCGACCAGGCGGAGATTGAAAATGCTCTCGCCACGATTCAGCGCATCAGCGAGTACACCCAGTTTGGCACGAAGTCACTGCTCGACGGCAGTAACGGCCTGACCGGTGCGGTAATCGAAGGTGCCGTTGAATACTTGGCGGCGGGAGCGCAGACTGCGTCCGGATACTACAGCATGAATGTCAGTACCCGTGCGGAGAAGGCCATCGTTCAGACAGCGAACTCGGGCTTGATCGCCGGAATCACTGCGGACGAGAGCCTTGTGCTAACGAACAACATTACAGGGGCCACGGCCACGATCTATCTCGAGGCGGGCGACAATGCCCAGACCATCGCTGACAAGATCAACGCCTACACGGACACACTGGGTGTTGAAGTTGCCACTGACGGAACAGATCTGACGGTCAGCAGCACGATCTACGGATCCGACGCAAACTTCACGATCTACTCCGACAACGAGGCCACCGATGGAAGCCAGAGCGGGTTCTCCGCAGCTGGTGACACTGGCAACGGAATCGATGTTGCGGGCACCTTCGTCTATGACGGTGTGGCCTATCAGGTGGAAGGTGTCGGTGCCGTTATGCACGGGCGCTCGGGCACTCCCGCAGAAGGCCTGCAGGTCTTCTACAACGGTGCTACGGGTTCTGACATCGGCCGTGTCCTGATCTCGAACCAGAGCATGACCTTCCAGGTGGGACCCAATGCGGATCAGACCGTCTCGGTAGCGGTGGCGAACATCGCATCCCGCGAACTGGGCCGTGGCCTGGATGCCGCCTTTGACGGAAGCAACCAGTTCCGGAACCTGAGCGAGATCTCGGTGCTGGATACCTCAATGGCCAACGATACCCTTTCGGTGATCGACAAGGCGATTGCGGAAATCAGTGCGATTCGTGGCGATCTGGGAGCCTTCCAGGGCAATACTCTGGAAAGCGGCCTGAACAGCCTTCGGGTTGCCCAGGAAAACCTGGTTGCTGCGGAATCGATCATCCGGGATACGGACATGGCCGCCGAGGTGGCTAGTTTCACCCGGAGCCAGATCATGCTCCAGTCGGCGACGGCCATGCTCTCGCATGCCAACTCGACGCCCAGCATCGTTCTTCAGCTTCTTGGCTAA
- the fliD gene encoding flagellar filament capping protein FliD → MYGNSSISGLISGMDTQSLVEQLISLERRPAFQLESRIAQQQLRLSSYDALESLVRNLRSEVDQLRRPGDFDGMLAEFSQSGILSASVNDAAPAGLYSLSVQQIAQGQQIASQGFSSSDAILGNGTVIIQLAGEEALSLELQEGENTLQDFVDRVNESDSGLRASLINTGEGDTPWQMILSSADTGADQLLGVTASLSGGEGLEFGVVGEVINGVINGSSTVSSSGIFAGNGDANFSFNVSQGGIVGTDEILVDWTDTLGNEGQIVIPADYAGEGIEVTGGMMLSFGSGDLQTDDYWYVMAETCCIQSAQDAVIEFGSPEGGADPLIVQSSSNRFSELIDGVVLDVLASSPGETLTLSVRHDQEEVVERVKGFVENYNHLIQYFNSQFSYDADQEVAGVMLGDRMAMFMDQRIRSSLGRAVEGIAGELDHLSEIGIGTAVNGNFNSDGTLALDESMLRDALSEDLDGVVSLLASTGEASDANITFLSAGAGTVGSAASAGYEVRITEAASRGTFTGLTFMEPTPGTPLILDSENSSFKISVDGVESKLISLPEGEYSSAAEVAEAIESAINSDSQLGSRDVEVRWVDDGGGLGHLELESQSWGSSSSLQFEEVSSGLTALLGLEEGTAQDGQDVAGYFLVNGVLEEAQGQGRMLKGVEESGKTLDLGVLVELTALELSEQGEDQGRVQVFTGVTDSLSRLLDSYLDPAYGLLERRQEDFRQGIETFEEQVERIDSRLKIRRERYLREFQRMETLLSELNSQSAMMMSMLGGISGAGGQG, encoded by the coding sequence ATGTACGGCAACAGTTCAATTTCCGGACTCATCAGCGGCATGGACACGCAGAGTCTCGTGGAGCAACTCATCAGCCTGGAAAGGCGTCCCGCCTTTCAACTGGAATCCAGAATTGCACAACAGCAACTGCGACTCTCCAGCTACGATGCGCTCGAGAGTCTGGTTCGCAATCTTCGTTCAGAAGTCGATCAACTCCGCAGACCGGGAGACTTCGACGGGATGCTGGCGGAGTTCAGCCAGAGCGGGATCCTCTCGGCCTCGGTGAACGATGCAGCGCCGGCAGGCCTATACAGCCTCTCTGTCCAGCAGATTGCCCAAGGGCAGCAGATTGCCAGTCAGGGCTTCTCCTCCAGCGACGCCATCCTGGGAAACGGGACGGTGATAATTCAGCTGGCGGGAGAGGAGGCTCTCTCTTTGGAACTGCAGGAGGGAGAGAACACACTTCAGGACTTTGTGGATCGGGTGAACGAGTCTGATTCAGGTCTGAGGGCAAGTCTCATCAATACCGGCGAAGGGGACACTCCCTGGCAGATGATTCTGTCCAGTGCCGACACCGGTGCTGACCAGCTTCTGGGCGTGACCGCCTCCCTGAGCGGTGGTGAGGGTCTGGAATTCGGAGTCGTCGGAGAGGTGATCAACGGAGTGATCAACGGAAGTAGCACTGTCAGCAGTTCCGGTATCTTCGCCGGCAACGGTGACGCGAACTTCAGTTTCAATGTGAGCCAGGGCGGGATTGTCGGAACGGACGAGATCCTCGTTGACTGGACGGACACTCTGGGCAACGAGGGTCAGATAGTGATTCCCGCCGACTATGCCGGCGAGGGGATCGAGGTCACGGGCGGAATGATGCTCAGCTTTGGCAGCGGCGATCTACAGACCGATGACTACTGGTATGTCATGGCAGAAACCTGCTGCATCCAGTCGGCCCAGGATGCGGTCATTGAGTTCGGCTCTCCCGAGGGCGGAGCGGATCCCCTGATCGTCCAGAGTTCCAGTAACCGGTTCAGCGAACTGATTGATGGCGTGGTTCTCGATGTGCTTGCAAGCAGCCCTGGCGAGACCTTGACACTCAGTGTCCGGCACGATCAGGAGGAGGTCGTCGAACGGGTCAAGGGCTTTGTCGAGAATTACAACCACCTGATCCAGTACTTCAATTCACAGTTCAGCTACGATGCCGATCAGGAAGTCGCAGGAGTCATGCTCGGGGATCGCATGGCCATGTTCATGGACCAGAGGATCCGATCTTCTCTCGGTCGAGCCGTGGAGGGAATCGCCGGTGAACTGGACCACCTGAGCGAAATCGGGATTGGCACAGCGGTCAATGGCAATTTCAACTCGGACGGCACACTGGCCCTTGATGAGTCAATGCTTCGTGACGCGCTTTCGGAGGATCTCGATGGTGTCGTATCCCTTCTTGCGAGTACCGGGGAGGCCAGCGACGCGAACATCACCTTCCTCTCGGCCGGCGCGGGGACCGTGGGCAGCGCAGCGAGCGCAGGCTATGAAGTGAGAATCACCGAGGCGGCCAGCCGTGGGACATTCACAGGGCTGACTTTCATGGAGCCCACTCCGGGCACTCCCCTGATTCTGGATTCCGAAAACTCGAGTTTCAAGATCAGCGTAGACGGTGTGGAGAGCAAACTGATCAGCCTCCCTGAGGGCGAGTACAGCAGTGCTGCCGAAGTGGCCGAGGCCATTGAGTCGGCCATCAATTCAGACAGCCAACTGGGAAGCCGCGATGTAGAGGTTCGATGGGTCGATGATGGCGGTGGGCTAGGCCATCTGGAACTGGAAAGCCAGTCCTGGGGATCGAGCAGCTCCCTTCAGTTTGAAGAAGTGAGTTCAGGCCTGACCGCGCTTCTTGGACTGGAGGAGGGAACGGCTCAGGACGGGCAGGATGTCGCCGGGTATTTTCTGGTGAACGGAGTGCTGGAAGAGGCCCAGGGTCAGGGTCGCATGCTCAAGGGCGTGGAAGAGAGCGGAAAGACTCTAGATCTTGGCGTTCTGGTGGAGCTGACTGCTCTGGAACTCTCCGAGCAGGGGGAAGATCAAGGCAGGGTTCAGGTCTTCACCGGTGTAACGGACTCCCTCAGCCGCCTTCTGGATTCCTACCTCGACCCAGCCTACGGACTATTGGAAAGAAGGCAGGAAGATTTTCGCCAGGGAATCGAAACCTTTGAGGAACAGGTCGAGAGAATTGACTCCCGCCTGAAAATCAGACGGGAACGCTACCTTCGGGAGTTTCAGAGGATGGAGACACTGCTCTCGGAACTCAACAGTCAAAGCGCCATGATGATGTCCATGCTCGGAGGAATCTCTGGCGCCGGCGGGCAGGGCTAG
- a CDS encoding flagellar biosynthesis anti-sigma factor FlgM codes for MQIGKPESTSGNELVKYQELQKDASTAERIQDGIASDKIETGQVAREGEGLVQISQEARSRVELEEAIQMARKAYQDLDGIRQDRVELARERLESGYYERQEVLEGLAQKLKGALNF; via the coding sequence GTGCAGATTGGAAAGCCAGAATCCACCAGTGGAAACGAACTGGTCAAATACCAGGAGCTGCAGAAGGATGCGTCCACTGCGGAGCGGATCCAGGATGGGATCGCTTCGGACAAGATCGAGACGGGGCAAGTCGCCAGGGAAGGCGAAGGCCTTGTACAGATCAGCCAGGAAGCCCGCAGCCGGGTGGAACTGGAGGAGGCAATCCAAATGGCCCGCAAGGCTTATCAGGATCTGGACGGGATCCGACAGGATCGCGTGGAACTCGCCCGAGAGAGATTAGAGAGCGGCTACTATGAGCGTCAGGAAGTTCTTGAGGGACTAGCCCAGAAGCTCAAGGGAGCCTTGAACTTCTGA
- the fliS gene encoding flagellar export chaperone FliS: MNTTADLTLFRADKARKAYLDQQTRGASPQDLIRLLLDGLHQKLVAGKNSLEEKHWQDAALELGKARKIVTYLSSTLQPEGGDITLQLSRLYAFCHEQIARANLEKKADLIPPVLGVVMELREAWNCLGNVPTETQEK; this comes from the coding sequence ATGAATACTACGGCAGATCTGACTCTCTTTCGTGCGGACAAGGCGCGGAAAGCCTATCTGGACCAGCAGACCCGGGGGGCAAGTCCCCAGGATCTGATCCGCCTCCTGCTGGACGGCCTTCATCAGAAACTCGTCGCAGGCAAGAACTCTCTGGAGGAGAAGCACTGGCAGGATGCAGCCCTGGAACTGGGCAAGGCGAGGAAAATCGTCACCTATCTCTCTTCCACCCTTCAGCCTGAGGGAGGCGACATAACACTGCAGTTGAGTCGTCTCTATGCGTTCTGCCATGAACAGATTGCCCGGGCGAATCTGGAAAAGAAAGCGGACCTTATCCCGCCGGTACTCGGGGTTGTCATGGAATTGCGAGAGGCTTGGAACTGCCTGGGCAATGTGCCCACAGAAACCCAAGAGAAATGA
- a CDS encoding flagellar protein FliT: MSQELFERLHEVSRAQVEASMSRDLDSLESLNVRRRELMHQIESRMGSNAWGDARGRIREILFEIMENDRKLKLALLERMRMAGEGISDLRLQGQAERSYLESKDGS; encoded by the coding sequence TTGAGTCAGGAACTTTTCGAGAGATTGCATGAGGTGAGTCGGGCGCAGGTTGAGGCCAGCATGAGCCGCGATCTTGACAGTCTGGAGTCTCTCAATGTGAGACGCCGTGAACTGATGCATCAGATTGAATCCCGAATGGGATCCAATGCCTGGGGAGACGCGAGGGGCCGGATTCGCGAAATCCTCTTCGAGATCATGGAGAATGACCGCAAACTGAAGCTTGCCCTTCTGGAAAGAATGAGAATGGCTGGCGAAGGGATCAGTGACCTTCGTCTTCAGGGGCAGGCAGAGCGCAGTTACCTTGAAAGCAAGGATGGCTCATAG
- the flgK gene encoding flagellar hook-associated protein FlgK has protein sequence MSGLFGIIEAGKQSLFAQQSALQILNHNVANAGNPAYTRQRVLLGARSILGEMGLPQSGGVQILGVQRITDHFLLGRVTRAQGEYGEQSALRASYDLMELAFGEPVDTSLGETGLGDDLRSFLDSWQLTLNPDGGGDSSDLAPVILENARSLAQRFRSLSTSLLDQAEGTREDIELRLQESNRLLEDIASINGQILEASMGDSARSDLIDSRQQSLLQLAQLTGCRWEEGERGDVRVLLGSRTLLDGRSAGRLSLETSPDSEARIPGSVLKLEGQDFALDLPAGEISGMMEALNVRLPEMLARVDRMAAAIVEHANRIHQEADGAPGGGIDIFSGTDASTIELNSVLEGNPDLLSTAGVLEDGSTIAEAFYALHDMAMDADSNQSLESYYASTIGELGAKSAMAASFASSSLRTLEGVEQRLASVSGVSLDEELANMMMVQTAFQASSRVISVVDEMLDTLLSTV, from the coding sequence ATGTCCGGTCTATTCGGAATCATCGAGGCGGGAAAGCAGTCGCTCTTTGCACAGCAGAGTGCGCTTCAAATCCTGAACCACAATGTGGCCAATGCCGGGAACCCGGCCTACACGAGGCAGAGAGTCTTACTCGGCGCCCGCAGTATTCTCGGAGAAATGGGGCTTCCCCAGTCCGGGGGAGTTCAGATTCTCGGAGTGCAAAGAATCACGGACCATTTCCTTTTGGGGAGAGTCACGCGGGCGCAGGGAGAGTACGGAGAGCAATCGGCGCTGCGGGCTTCCTATGACCTGATGGAACTGGCCTTCGGGGAACCGGTCGACACCAGTCTTGGCGAGACAGGCCTCGGGGATGACCTTCGCTCCTTTCTGGACTCCTGGCAGTTGACCCTGAACCCGGATGGCGGAGGAGACTCTTCGGATCTTGCCCCCGTAATTCTGGAAAACGCCCGATCGCTTGCCCAGCGCTTCCGCAGTCTCTCCACTTCGCTTCTTGACCAGGCCGAAGGCACGCGGGAGGACATCGAACTCCGGCTTCAGGAAAGCAATCGCCTGCTGGAAGACATTGCTTCGATCAACGGGCAAATACTGGAAGCCTCCATGGGTGACAGTGCGCGTTCTGACCTGATCGACAGTCGCCAGCAGAGCCTGCTCCAACTGGCCCAACTGACGGGTTGCCGCTGGGAAGAAGGAGAACGAGGAGATGTGCGGGTTCTTCTGGGAAGCAGGACTCTTCTGGACGGACGAAGTGCCGGTCGGCTCAGTCTGGAAACCTCCCCAGACAGCGAGGCCAGGATCCCCGGTTCCGTTCTGAAGCTCGAAGGCCAGGATTTCGCTCTGGATCTCCCGGCGGGCGAAATCAGCGGCATGATGGAAGCCCTCAATGTGAGGCTGCCCGAGATGCTGGCCCGTGTAGACCGGATGGCAGCAGCCATTGTGGAACATGCCAACCGAATCCATCAGGAAGCAGACGGGGCTCCCGGTGGGGGCATCGACATTTTCTCGGGGACGGATGCCAGCACAATCGAACTGAACTCCGTACTTGAGGGGAACCCCGATCTTCTCTCCACGGCGGGAGTTCTGGAAGACGGTTCGACGATCGCAGAAGCCTTCTATGCGCTTCATGACATGGCAATGGATGCAGACAGCAATCAAAGTCTGGAGTCCTACTACGCTTCCACCATCGGTGAACTCGGAGCAAAGAGTGCGATGGCTGCATCCTTTGCGTCTTCCAGCCTGAGGACTCTGGAAGGCGTGGAGCAACGCCTGGCTTCGGTGAGCGGAGTCAGCCTCGATGAAGAACTTGCAAACATGATGATGGTGCAGACGGCATTTCAGGCTTCCTCCCGGGTGATCTCGGTGGTGGATGAAATGCTCGACACCCTCTTGTCCACGGTCTAG
- the fliW gene encoding flagellar assembly protein FliW, giving the protein MIIKGTRFGDIHYTEKDLFLLPDGLVGIPGKTRFLILDFEENSAFKWLQSADDAGIGYLISDPRLFRSDFDMRPLERESAKLEIGSSDDLVVFVLCTWRGSLEESTANFLGPVLAHAGKRVGKQVILDGSMRSTQEKLMPEPLPADSQKAADRVRNCG; this is encoded by the coding sequence ATGATCATCAAGGGCACACGATTTGGCGACATTCACTACACGGAGAAGGATCTCTTCCTCCTCCCCGATGGACTGGTCGGTATTCCCGGGAAGACCCGGTTTCTGATCCTGGACTTCGAGGAGAACTCCGCCTTCAAATGGTTGCAAAGTGCTGATGACGCCGGCATCGGATACCTGATCAGTGACCCACGACTCTTTCGTTCCGACTTTGACATGAGGCCGCTGGAGAGGGAAAGTGCCAAACTGGAAATCGGAAGCTCTGATGATCTTGTGGTTTTTGTCCTTTGCACCTGGCGTGGAAGTCTGGAGGAGTCCACTGCCAATTTCCTGGGTCCTGTCCTTGCGCATGCCGGAAAGCGCGTGGGGAAACAGGTGATTCTGGATGGAAGTATGCGTTCCACTCAGGAAAAGCTCATGCCGGAGCCACTTCCTGCCGATAGCCAGAAGGCAGCCGACCGGGTTCGGAACTGCGGATAG
- the csrA gene encoding carbon storage regulator CsrA encodes MLVLSRKRDQRIMIGNDVCLTIVDVRGETVQIGIEAPLDIPVYREEIYAAIRDANHSALKGEQPDSANLGDLKPLEDGE; translated from the coding sequence ATGCTGGTATTGAGCAGGAAAAGGGATCAGAGAATCATGATCGGCAACGATGTCTGTCTGACGATCGTGGATGTTCGCGGCGAGACCGTGCAGATCGGCATTGAGGCCCCCCTGGACATTCCCGTCTACCGGGAAGAGATCTATGCGGCCATTCGGGACGCAAATCATTCGGCCCTGAAAGGTGAGCAGCCGGATTCCGCGAATCTGGGTGATCTGAAGCCCCTTGAAGACGGGGAATAG